In Humulus lupulus chromosome 6, drHumLupu1.1, whole genome shotgun sequence, a single genomic region encodes these proteins:
- the LOC133782357 gene encoding uncharacterized protein LOC133782357, whose translation MADSNSNREPFVVERNRRKFERCVSHAQDELQSFRSYLRWMCVDQSTIWTASLSWSVFLLFTIVVPAISHFVLACSTCDSKHDRPYDSVVQMSLSSVATLSFVCLSNFYRKYGLRRFLFFDKLWDDSETVRRGYTAQLNRSLTILGIFVVPCLVAETGYKIWWYTSGASQIPFLGHVVVSDTVACIMEVFSWLYRTTVIFLVCVLFRLICHLQILRIQDFATLFHVDSDVGSVLSEHLRIRKHLRIISHRFRGFILMALILVTGSQFSSLLITTKAKSELNIFRAGELALCSMTLVTAVLILLRSATKITHKAQAVTCLAAKWHVCATLDSFDDANTPMAQAAAAAARDMFDAAAAAAAADDQSDGTEEDEAEGEEDELDNTKFIPAYAYSTISFQKRQALVTYFENNRAGVTVFGFTLDRTTLHSIFGVELALVLWLLGKTINAL comes from the exons ATGGCGGACAGCAACAGCAATAGGGAGCCGTTCGTAGTGGAGCGAAACAGAAGGAAGTTCGAGCGGTGCGTTTCGCACGCGCAGGATGAGCTGCAGAGCTTCCGATCGTATCTACGGTGGATGTGCGTCGATCAGTCAACCATCTGGACGGCTAGCCTTTCGTGGTCTGTGTTCCTTCTCTTCACGATTGTGGTTCCTGCCATTTCCCATTTTGTCCTCGCTTGTTCCACCTGCGACAGCAAGCACGATAGGCCATACGACAGCGTCGTTCAGATGTCGTTGAGCAGCGTCGCAACGCTGTCCTTTGTGTGTCTCTCCAATTTTTATAGGAAGTATGGGCTTCGAAGGTTCTTGTTCTTTGATAAGCTTTGGGATGATAGTGAGACCGTCCGCAGAGGATACACAGCCCAACTCAAT AGATCACTAACGATTCTTGGAATATTTGTGGTACCGTGCTTGGTAGCAGAGACTGGATACAAGATATGGTGGTACACCTCAGGAGCTTCACAAATCCCTTTCCTTGGTCACGTTGTGGTTAGTGATACCGTAGCATGCATAATGGAGGTCTTCTCCTGGCTCTATCGAACCACAGTCATCTTCCTCGTCTGCGTTCTCTTCCGTCTCATATGTCATCTCCAAATCCTACGCATCCAAGACTTTGCCACTCTCTTCCATGTTGACTCTGATGTGGGCTCTGTTCTCTCGGAGCATCTTCGAATCCGAAAACATCTACGGATCATAAGCCACCGTTTCCGAGGCTTCATTTTGATGGCCCTGATCTTGGTCACTGGTAGCCAATTCTCTTCACTTCTAATCACCACCAAGGCCAAATCCGAGCTTAATATTTTCAGAGCTGGTGAACTTGCT CTATGCTCCATGACTCTCGTTACTGCAGTCCTCATCCTACTGCGCAGTGCTACCAAGATCACACACAAGGCACAGGCAGTGACATGCCTTGCTGCCAAGTGGCATGTCTGCGCCACATTAGATTCCTTCGACGATGCTAACACCCCTATGGCCCAGGCCGCCGCAGCTGCTGCCCGTGATATGTTtgatgctgctgctgctgctgcagcaGCAGATGATCAATCAGACGGTACTGAGGAGGATGAAGCTGAAGGTGAAGAAGATGAGTTGGACAACACCAAATTTATCCCAGCATATGCTTATAGTACAATTTCATTTCAAAAGAGACAAGCTCTTG TGACATACTTTGAGAACAATAGAGCTGGTGTTACAGTATTTGGATTCACATTGGACAGAACAACGTTACACAGCATATTTGGAGTTGAACTTGCTTTGGTACTATGGTTACTTGGAAAGACCATTAATGCATTGTAA